The proteins below come from a single Chryseobacterium capnotolerans genomic window:
- a CDS encoding M28 family peptidase produces the protein MKRITTLLCTSLIVQSIAAQTFIQAYKDRADMVTQTNITTNLQDFGNFGIKKTGSQANTNALNWIKNKYLAYGYTASQITESAFTYGSATSKNLIITKTGTLYPNKYVIICGHFDTINGPGVNDNGSGTSIILEAARILQNVPTEYSIKFIHFSGEEQGLIGSSHYVNNVVYQNGVRKLDIKLVFNLDQVGGVKGNNNNTVYCDEDQGGLSSNNAASAAVTQQLRNCTALYSPLQTAVDPAADTDYIPFEQKGEVITGFFERIRSTFPHSSKDTFANVDPVYVYNIGKATVGALQHFAAASTTLTVNKSASQNPLENVKFYPNPANNILNIELPDKTASFSFEITNVTGRTLLKVNNETKINVSTLDRGVFVGILKIGEQTVVKNIMIER, from the coding sequence ATGAAAAGAATTACCACTCTTTTATGCACTTCATTGATTGTGCAGAGCATTGCTGCTCAAACTTTTATTCAGGCTTATAAAGACAGAGCTGATATGGTTACCCAGACTAACATCACCACAAACCTTCAGGATTTTGGTAACTTTGGGATTAAAAAGACCGGTTCTCAAGCCAATACTAATGCCTTAAACTGGATCAAAAACAAGTATCTTGCTTATGGTTATACTGCCAGCCAAATTACGGAAAGTGCTTTTACTTACGGATCAGCAACTTCAAAGAACTTGATTATTACTAAAACCGGGACTCTTTATCCTAATAAGTATGTAATTATTTGTGGACATTTTGATACTATTAACGGACCTGGGGTAAATGATAATGGAAGTGGTACTTCTATTATTCTTGAAGCAGCCAGAATATTACAAAATGTACCTACAGAGTATTCCATTAAGTTTATTCATTTTTCCGGTGAGGAACAAGGCCTGATTGGAAGTTCGCATTACGTGAATAATGTGGTTTATCAGAACGGAGTTCGCAAATTGGATATAAAATTGGTCTTTAACCTCGATCAGGTAGGCGGCGTAAAAGGAAATAACAATAATACGGTGTACTGTGATGAAGATCAGGGAGGTCTTTCCAGTAATAATGCGGCATCAGCTGCCGTAACACAACAGCTCAGAAACTGTACAGCACTCTATTCTCCACTTCAGACTGCTGTAGATCCTGCTGCAGATACTGACTACATCCCTTTTGAGCAGAAAGGAGAAGTTATTACCGGCTTTTTTGAAAGAATTAGAAGTACATTTCCCCATAGTTCCAAAGATACTTTTGCGAATGTAGATCCTGTATATGTTTATAATATCGGAAAGGCCACCGTAGGAGCTTTACAGCATTTTGCAGCTGCTTCTACCACTTTAACAGTGAACAAGTCAGCATCGCAAAACCCATTAGAAAATGTGAAGTTCTACCCTAACCCGGCCAATAATATCCTTAATATTGAATTACCGGATAAAACAGCCAGCTTCAGCTTTGAAATTACTAATGTGACAGGAAGGACCTTATTAAAGGTGAACAATGAAACTAAGATAAATGTTTCTACACTGGATAGAGGGGTTTTTGTAGGAATTTTAAAAATTGGAGAGCAGACGGTTGTGAAGAACATTATGATTGAGAGATAA
- a CDS encoding RHS repeat-associated core domain-containing protein yields MIGSFNYKYNGKELQETGMYDYGARMYMPDLGRWGVIDNKAEKYFPFSGYNYAVNNPIKYLDPDGNDVIIWYLASDGKMHTYDYKYGAGYTGKNKYVVAFHRAAKALIESGAGGNLKALDSREEKVYVTDNGYNDKDGPNFDNKDKIRWKPTKGLRTTNGKELTATAILDHEFDHANNCFRDPEKHIMNVLKPTGDNYDNAEEMRVIQGSEQATAKKLGLIKGKEVTRKDHRGELYDTAGVNTTKPKPTEIQEVIITVKKKK; encoded by the coding sequence TTGATTGGTAGCTTTAATTATAAGTACAATGGGAAGGAGTTGCAAGAGACTGGTATGTATGATTATGGTGCGAGGATGTATATGCCGGATCTGGGAAGATGGGGAGTAATTGATAATAAAGCTGAAAAATATTTTCCTTTCTCTGGTTATAATTATGCGGTCAATAATCCCATTAAATATTTAGACCCAGATGGAAATGATGTAATAATTTGGTATCTGGCTTCAGATGGAAAAATGCATACATATGATTATAAATATGGTGCAGGTTACACTGGAAAAAATAAGTACGTGGTTGCCTTTCATAGAGCAGCAAAGGCATTAATTGAATCTGGGGCAGGAGGTAACCTTAAGGCTTTAGATTCAAGAGAGGAGAAAGTATATGTAACAGATAATGGTTATAATGACAAGGATGGACCTAATTTCGACAATAAAGATAAAATTAGATGGAAACCTACTAAAGGTTTAAGAACTACAAATGGCAAAGAACTAACAGCAACAGCTATTTTAGACCACGAATTTGATCATGCAAATAATTGCTTTAGGGATCCGGAAAAACATATAATGAATGTCTTAAAACCTACAGGAGATAATTATGATAATGCCGAAGAAATGAGAGTTATACAAGGAAGTGAACAAGCCACGGCTAAAAAACTAGGGCTAATAAAAGGAAAAGAAGTCACTAGGAAAGATCATAGAGGAGAGTTATATGATACAGCAGGGGTAAATACAACAAAACCAAAACCAACTGAAATCCAAGAGGTGATAATAACCGTTAAAAAGAAAAAATAG
- a CDS encoding DUF6443 domain-containing protein, with amino-acid sequence MKKLIIPISMLLLLSHSVHGQLTQGENYIQSKIYLDYNGTTPTKTSETVQYFDGLGRPKQVVNVKASPLGKDVVVHIEYDQFGRRVKDYLPVPQSATLNGGIIPNPLSNASQPNIYGSEKIYSEKILENSPLNRLQQQIQVGNDWSTKPVKFDYAANETGEVIKYITTTTWENNATKSTIDHGGMYGAGQLYKNTVTDEDGNKTIEFKNGKGQVLLVRKVISATENADTYYVYNEYDQLAWVIPPLLSQKQTWGWDDQQNLAYEYRYDGRNRLVEKKLPGKGWEYMLYDKKDRLVSTQDANLRAKGHWLYTQYDEFGRVAITGICTNQGNGTRQGEQSVADVFDNNNVKRTPQSFFYVQGMDVFYDPNGTYPNGTWVTLLSVNYYDSYPAYGFNPTFPTTIQEEATLKDTVSSEGKSTKGLPVMSLVKNIEDDNWTKNYSYYDTKGRMIGTHSINHLGGYTKTESKLDFVGLPTQVVTRHLKKQGEIGVTVNERFEYDNANRLIKHWHKVDDQQEVILAENTYNELSQLVNKKVGNNLQSIDYSYNIRGWMTDINKNEMALPDLGGKLFSYKIKYNQREGLENPDPALFSGKNVKSRYNGNIAEIDWRAVESLGANPSTIPKRYGYAYDGLNRLTAGYYQNPMNPWTKENTESMDYDLNGNILKLYRTSVTENNNIATVIDKLEYSYTGNKLTNVHDVYNNPSGYEGGGNTITYDANGNMENMHDKGISSIAYNFLNLPDKMSLLQSEVGLTYLYGANGTKLQKVKSTYECGIVDCYTVNTVSDYLDGFQYLKTTMIRNGGGTELLAKSREMSKAMEIQAYTLRNNVPIDPIDPIDPIDPGIDPPIGGGGLIVKIKDADLSFFPTAEGYYDYKKDQYIYQYKDHLGNVRISFGRNSTGALEITDANDYYPFGMNHLNTRNAFFGQGIYKNYKYNGKELQETGMYDYGARFYMPDLGRWGVMDPLAETSRRWSTYTYAYNNPIRFIDPDGMQNKDITFGKNISAETQNKIVSDLEQETGLKLSIGDNGKLSYTEPSDASGSKTARDMIKGAIDNHRTVYSIDSDNSKGSSISGEPTVKGEWIGNEYGFTSYFDLNINTDQIDAFISGTSEALNPLTMGYGMITLHEVSHKYNNLIDGIIGDDGRELSATSIYGMQGDNEKKVINVIRTELDNSKGFKLPFGQRKSYSPMNSGSFNFSAFSSEAYSKGPLKVDPKKDLYIKTPQR; translated from the coding sequence ATGAAAAAACTTATAATTCCCATAAGCATGCTGCTGCTGCTGAGTCATTCAGTACATGGCCAGCTTACCCAGGGAGAAAACTATATCCAATCCAAAATCTATCTGGATTACAATGGAACGACTCCCACAAAAACCTCAGAAACCGTTCAGTATTTTGACGGTTTGGGAAGACCTAAACAGGTGGTCAATGTAAAAGCATCCCCATTGGGAAAAGATGTAGTAGTTCATATTGAATACGACCAGTTTGGAAGACGGGTTAAAGACTATTTACCCGTGCCTCAATCAGCAACTCTGAATGGCGGTATTATTCCCAATCCGTTATCCAATGCTTCCCAGCCTAATATTTATGGCTCAGAAAAAATTTATTCAGAGAAAATATTGGAAAACTCACCATTAAATAGACTCCAGCAGCAGATTCAGGTGGGTAATGACTGGAGTACTAAACCTGTAAAATTTGACTATGCAGCGAATGAAACAGGAGAAGTAATAAAATATATCACTACAACAACTTGGGAAAATAATGCTACTAAATCCACCATTGACCATGGTGGGATGTATGGAGCTGGTCAGCTTTATAAAAATACCGTTACCGATGAAGACGGAAACAAAACCATTGAATTTAAAAATGGTAAAGGACAAGTTCTATTAGTAAGAAAAGTAATAAGTGCTACAGAAAACGCTGATACCTATTATGTTTATAATGAGTATGATCAATTAGCATGGGTAATTCCACCTTTGTTATCCCAAAAACAAACCTGGGGATGGGATGATCAGCAAAATTTAGCTTATGAGTATCGCTATGACGGAAGAAACCGTCTTGTAGAAAAGAAGCTCCCAGGGAAAGGCTGGGAGTATATGTTATATGATAAAAAGGACCGTTTGGTCTCTACCCAGGATGCTAATCTAAGAGCTAAAGGACATTGGTTATATACCCAATATGACGAGTTTGGAAGAGTAGCAATAACAGGTATTTGTACCAACCAGGGAAACGGTACAAGACAGGGAGAACAGTCCGTTGCAGATGTGTTTGATAATAATAATGTGAAAAGAACCCCACAATCATTTTTCTATGTACAGGGAATGGACGTTTTTTATGATCCTAATGGAACTTACCCTAATGGGACCTGGGTGACACTCTTGTCAGTGAATTACTACGATTCTTATCCTGCTTATGGTTTTAATCCAACTTTCCCTACTACTATTCAAGAAGAGGCTACTTTAAAAGATACCGTTTCCTCTGAAGGAAAAAGCACCAAGGGACTTCCTGTGATGAGTCTGGTAAAGAATATTGAAGATGATAACTGGACAAAAAACTACAGCTATTATGACACCAAAGGAAGAATGATCGGAACCCATTCCATCAATCACTTGGGCGGATACACCAAAACAGAATCCAAACTAGATTTTGTGGGACTTCCAACTCAAGTTGTTACCAGGCACCTGAAAAAGCAGGGAGAAATAGGGGTAACTGTCAATGAGCGATTTGAGTATGATAATGCTAACAGACTGATAAAACACTGGCATAAAGTAGATGACCAACAGGAAGTAATATTGGCAGAAAATACCTATAATGAACTTTCGCAGCTGGTTAATAAAAAGGTTGGAAATAACCTGCAAAGTATAGATTATTCCTATAATATCAGAGGCTGGATGACTGATATTAATAAAAATGAGATGGCCTTGCCGGATCTTGGTGGAAAACTATTCTCCTATAAAATAAAGTATAATCAAAGAGAAGGACTTGAAAATCCGGATCCGGCTTTATTTTCAGGAAAAAATGTAAAATCCAGATACAATGGAAATATCGCAGAGATCGATTGGAGGGCTGTGGAATCCCTTGGAGCGAACCCATCTACAATTCCCAAAAGATATGGCTATGCCTATGATGGATTGAACAGGTTAACCGCTGGATATTACCAGAACCCAATGAACCCATGGACTAAAGAAAATACTGAATCTATGGATTATGACCTTAACGGAAATATCCTAAAACTGTACAGAACTTCTGTTACTGAAAATAACAATATAGCTACTGTTATTGATAAATTAGAATATAGTTATACAGGAAATAAGCTCACAAATGTTCATGATGTTTATAATAACCCTTCAGGCTATGAAGGTGGTGGAAATACCATTACCTATGATGCTAATGGAAATATGGAAAATATGCATGATAAAGGGATTAGTTCCATAGCCTACAACTTTCTCAATCTTCCTGATAAAATGAGTTTATTACAGTCAGAAGTAGGTCTTACTTATTTATATGGAGCCAATGGTACAAAACTTCAGAAAGTAAAATCAACTTATGAATGTGGTATTGTAGATTGCTATACTGTCAATACAGTTTCAGATTATTTAGATGGATTTCAGTACTTAAAAACCACCATGATCAGAAATGGTGGTGGCACTGAATTATTGGCTAAAAGTCGGGAAATGTCAAAAGCTATGGAAATACAGGCCTATACGCTAAGAAATAATGTTCCCATAGATCCCATAGATCCCATAGATCCCATAGATCCTGGAATAGATCCGCCTATTGGAGGGGGCGGCCTTATAGTGAAGATAAAGGATGCCGATCTATCTTTCTTTCCAACAGCAGAAGGGTATTACGATTATAAAAAAGATCAGTATATTTACCAATACAAGGATCATCTTGGAAATGTAAGAATAAGTTTTGGAAGAAACAGCACAGGTGCTCTTGAAATCACAGATGCCAATGATTACTACCCGTTTGGGATGAATCATTTGAATACTAGAAATGCATTCTTTGGTCAAGGTATTTATAAGAATTACAAGTACAACGGAAAGGAGCTTCAAGAGACGGGTATGTATGATTATGGTGCGAGGTTCTATATGCCGGATTTGGGAAGATGGGGTGTGATGGATCCACTGGCGGAAACTTCCAGACGGTGGAGTACTTACACCTATGCCTACAATAACCCAATTAGATTTATTGATCCAGATGGAATGCAAAATAAAGATATAACATTTGGTAAAAATATTTCTGCTGAAACTCAAAATAAAATTGTAAGTGATTTAGAGCAAGAAACAGGACTTAAACTATCTATTGGTGATAATGGTAAATTAAGTTATACGGAACCTTCCGATGCTAGTGGAAGTAAAACAGCCCGTGATATGATAAAAGGAGCAATCGATAATCATAGAACAGTATATAGTATAGACTCAGACAATAGTAAAGGTTCATCAATTAGTGGTGAACCTACAGTAAAAGGAGAATGGATTGGAAATGAATACGGTTTTACAAGCTATTTTGATTTAAACATTAATACTGACCAAATAGATGCTTTTATTTCAGGAACTAGTGAAGCTCTTAATCCTTTGACTATGGGATATGGAATGATAACTCTTCATGAAGTAAGTCATAAATATAATAATTTAATAGATGGTATTATTGGAGATGATGGAAGAGAGCTTTCGGCGACCTCTATATATGGTATGCAGGGAGATAATGAAAAAAAAGTTATTAATGTCATTAGAACTGAGTTAGATAATTCAAAAGGATTTAAACTGCCATTTGGCCAACGAAAATCTTATTCTCCAATGAATTCAGGAAGTTTTAATTTTAGTGCATTTAGTAGTGAAGCCTATTCTAAAGGACCGCTGAAAGTCGATCCTAAAAAAGATTTATATATCAAAACTCCTCAAAGATAA